Proteins from a genomic interval of Bacteroidales bacterium:
- the asnB gene encoding asparagine synthase (glutamine-hydrolyzing), which translates to MCGISGIIVFNESDRKYLDKINVSVKTIKKRGTDNSEIFKHNNVALGHTRLAVIDTSEAANQPLTDVSGRYTIVFNGEFYNYREHREKLLKQGVSFKSKSDSEVLLNLFIKEGISCLEKVNGFFAFAIYDKINETLFIARDRIGIKPLLIYKDENKFIFASEMKAILSYGIHKDIDKVSLLNYFQLSYIPGTQSIFKDVSKLTPGTFIKIEKGKIKYQSYYKIPHPKISISDISYEDAKRKLFDMLDKSVSLRLVSDVPLGAFLSGGIDSSVIVALAARHTNNLNTFSIGYKDEPFFDETKYAELVAKKYNTNHTVFRLSNDDLFENLFDVLDYIDEPFGDSSALPVYILSKYTRQKVTVALSGDGADEMFAGYNKHLAHYLAKKKSLINSSIKAGLLLWEILPKSRNNKLFNRIRQIYKYSEGLKINEKERYWRWCSYINEKEAKKLLITKYNEKDYHKRKKLILNEIDNNSGLSELLYTDMHLVLQNDMLTKVDSMSMANNLEVRTPFLDHNLVDFVFSLPDDFKINNSFRKRILQDTFKEYLPNELYNRPKQGFEVPLLKWLKNELKSMITDDLLNDDFIISQNIFNIDQIRMLKKQLFSNNPTEVQSQIWNLIVFQYWWKKYFI; encoded by the coding sequence ATGTGTGGTATTTCAGGAATAATTGTTTTCAATGAATCAGACAGAAAATATCTTGATAAGATAAATGTTTCTGTAAAAACTATTAAAAAACGTGGGACAGATAATAGTGAAATATTCAAGCACAATAATGTAGCCCTTGGTCATACAAGATTAGCTGTTATTGATACATCCGAAGCTGCAAACCAACCTTTAACAGATGTTTCCGGAAGATATACAATTGTTTTTAACGGTGAATTTTATAATTACAGAGAACATAGAGAAAAACTTTTAAAACAAGGTGTTTCTTTTAAATCAAAAAGCGATTCTGAAGTATTATTAAATCTTTTTATAAAAGAAGGTATTAGTTGCCTTGAAAAAGTAAATGGCTTTTTTGCTTTCGCAATTTATGATAAAATTAATGAAACACTTTTTATTGCAAGAGATAGAATAGGAATAAAACCATTATTAATTTATAAAGATGAAAACAAGTTCATCTTTGCATCTGAGATGAAAGCCATTTTATCTTATGGCATTCATAAAGATATTGATAAAGTATCTTTATTAAATTATTTTCAATTAAGTTATATACCCGGTACTCAATCAATTTTTAAAGATGTTTCAAAATTAACTCCGGGAACTTTTATTAAAATTGAGAAAGGAAAAATTAAATATCAATCATATTATAAAATACCTCATCCAAAAATTTCAATTTCAGATATTTCTTATGAAGATGCAAAACGGAAGTTATTCGATATGCTTGACAAATCTGTAAGTTTACGATTAGTCTCGGATGTTCCTCTTGGTGCATTTTTAAGTGGTGGTATAGATTCGTCAGTAATTGTTGCACTTGCAGCCAGGCATACAAATAATTTGAATACTTTTTCGATAGGATATAAAGACGAACCGTTTTTTGATGAAACAAAATATGCTGAATTAGTTGCAAAAAAATATAATACTAATCATACAGTATTTCGATTATCAAATGATGATCTGTTTGAAAATTTGTTTGATGTTTTAGATTATATTGATGAACCTTTTGGTGATTCATCGGCTCTGCCAGTTTATATTCTTAGTAAATATACGAGGCAAAAAGTAACAGTTGCATTATCAGGTGATGGTGCAGATGAAATGTTTGCCGGATATAACAAACACCTTGCTCATTATTTGGCAAAGAAAAAATCATTAATAAACAGTTCAATCAAAGCCGGATTATTGTTATGGGAGATTTTACCGAAATCAAGAAATAACAAACTATTCAATAGAATAAGACAAATATACAAATATAGTGAAGGGCTTAAAATTAATGAAAAAGAACGTTACTGGCGATGGTGTTCATATATAAATGAAAAAGAAGCAAAAAAATTATTAATTACCAAATATAACGAAAAAGATTATCATAAGAGAAAAAAACTCATTTTGAATGAAATTGATAATAATTCAGGTTTATCAGAATTGCTTTATACTGATATGCACCTTGTCCTCCAGAATGATATGCTCACAAAAGTTGATTCTATGTCAATGGCAAATAATTTGGAAGTAAGAACACCTTTTTTAGATCATAATCTTGTTGATTTTGTTTTTTCATTACCTGATGATTTTAAGATAAACAATTCATTTAGAAAAAGGATATTACAAGATACATTTAAAGAATATTTACCTAATGAATTATATAACAGACCTAAACAGGGGTTTGAAGTTCCTTTGCTTAAATGGTTAAAAAATGAACTTAAATCAATGATTACTGATGATTTGTTAAATGATGATTTTATAATAAGTCAGAATATTTTTAATATAGATCAGATAAGAATGTTGAAAAAACAATTATTTTCAAATAATCCTACCGAAGTTCAATCACAAATCTGGAATTTAATCGTATTTCAATATTGGTGGAAAAAATATTTCATTTAG